The following are encoded in a window of Sporichthya brevicatena genomic DNA:
- a CDS encoding polysaccharide deacetylase family protein — MRTKASALAALLTAGLVLTACADDADSDSDARTPAGSTTASAAPTASARPTPDAAQLATLGVNELGAIPVFMYHQLVEKPRRIYDMSPAAFREQLQTLYDAGYRPITAAALAAGEIDLPAGRHPVVLTFDDSTWDQARLLPDGTIDPKSAAGILEAFEREHPDFRATATFFVNSTPEPFTDRRVLTWLAENGYEIAAHTWSHADLGKLDDAGVQAEIGRDVAWLEEAVPGLTVRTLAVPFGVHPRNRELLRAGTFEGVPYRLEAVFGVSEIASPSPYSLRFDLFDIPRLDTGLGVRDAQDALERLAADPTLRYTSDGDPERITFPADRADRLNPDFADRAQPY; from the coding sequence GTGCGAACGAAAGCCTCTGCCCTCGCGGCCCTGCTGACGGCCGGCCTGGTGCTGACCGCCTGCGCCGACGACGCCGACTCCGATTCCGACGCCCGCACCCCGGCCGGCTCGACGACCGCGTCGGCCGCTCCGACGGCGAGCGCGCGCCCGACCCCCGACGCCGCGCAGCTCGCGACCCTCGGGGTCAACGAGCTCGGCGCGATCCCGGTCTTCATGTACCACCAGCTCGTCGAGAAGCCCCGCCGCATCTACGACATGAGCCCGGCCGCGTTCCGGGAACAGCTGCAGACGCTGTACGACGCGGGCTACCGCCCGATCACCGCAGCTGCCCTCGCAGCGGGGGAGATCGACCTGCCCGCGGGTCGGCACCCGGTGGTGCTCACCTTCGACGACTCCACCTGGGACCAGGCCCGGCTGCTGCCCGACGGCACGATCGACCCGAAGTCCGCGGCGGGCATCCTCGAGGCCTTCGAGCGGGAGCACCCCGACTTCCGCGCCACTGCCACGTTCTTCGTCAACTCCACCCCGGAACCGTTCACGGACCGCCGGGTGCTGACCTGGCTCGCCGAGAACGGCTACGAGATCGCCGCCCACACGTGGTCGCACGCGGACCTCGGCAAGCTCGACGACGCCGGCGTGCAGGCCGAGATCGGCCGCGACGTCGCGTGGCTGGAGGAGGCCGTGCCCGGCCTGACGGTCCGGACGCTCGCGGTGCCCTTCGGCGTGCACCCCCGCAACCGCGAGCTGCTCCGCGCCGGCACTTTCGAGGGCGTGCCCTACCGGCTCGAGGCGGTGTTCGGGGTCTCGGAGATCGCGTCGCCGTCGCCGTACTCGCTCCGCTTCGACCTCTTCGACATCCCGCGCCTCGACACCGGCCTCGGCGTGCGCGACGCCCAGGACGCCCTCGAGCGCCTCGCCGCGGACCCGACCCTGCGCTACACCTCCGACGGGGACCCGGAACGGATCACCTTCCCCGCCGACCGCGCCGACCGACTGAACCCGGACTTCGCCGACCGCGCCCAGCCGTACTGA
- a CDS encoding dienelactone hydrolase family protein has translation MAMREYLVGEVAEEYAEGLLSRREAVRRLGLLGVGLPGATALLAACGGDDDDDATQAPPATPTGPVAPAATPPPGKDVGKLITYTANGQRFRAAYKAAAKPKAAVLVIHENKGLTTHFFELVGRMAANGYSALCVDLLSREGKDGLAGFDDQAAATAALSAMPAEQLLGDLKSGVDELLERAGDDLKLGAMGFCFGGGMTWNLLQKGPGQERRLRAAIPFYGPAPANPDFTGSKAAVLGMYAGEDERVNGTRAAAEAALKAAKLTYEIKVWDGAQHAFFNDTGERYDETAATAAQKQLLAWFDKHLT, from the coding sequence ATGGCGATGCGCGAGTACCTGGTGGGCGAGGTTGCCGAGGAGTACGCGGAGGGGCTGCTGAGCCGCCGGGAGGCGGTGCGGCGACTCGGCCTGCTCGGCGTCGGGCTGCCCGGCGCGACGGCGCTGCTGGCGGCGTGCGGCGGGGACGATGACGACGACGCGACGCAGGCCCCGCCGGCGACCCCGACCGGCCCGGTGGCCCCCGCGGCGACGCCTCCGCCGGGCAAGGACGTCGGCAAGCTCATCACCTACACCGCGAACGGCCAGCGCTTCCGCGCGGCGTACAAGGCCGCGGCGAAGCCCAAGGCCGCGGTGCTCGTCATCCACGAGAACAAGGGCCTCACGACCCACTTCTTCGAGCTCGTCGGGCGTATGGCGGCCAACGGGTACAGCGCGCTGTGCGTCGACCTCCTCTCGCGCGAGGGCAAGGACGGCCTCGCCGGCTTCGACGACCAGGCGGCCGCGACCGCCGCGCTGTCCGCGATGCCGGCCGAGCAGTTGCTCGGCGACCTCAAGTCGGGGGTCGACGAGCTGCTCGAACGCGCGGGCGACGACCTGAAGCTCGGCGCGATGGGCTTCTGCTTCGGCGGCGGGATGACCTGGAACCTGCTGCAGAAGGGCCCCGGCCAGGAGCGGCGGCTGCGCGCCGCGATCCCGTTCTACGGACCGGCCCCGGCCAACCCGGACTTCACCGGTTCCAAGGCGGCCGTCCTCGGCATGTACGCCGGCGAGGACGAGCGGGTCAACGGCACGAGGGCCGCCGCCGAAGCAGCTCTGAAGGCCGCGAAGCTCACCTACGAGATCAAGGTCTGGGACGGCGCCCAGCACGCGTTCTTCAACGACACGGGGGAGCGGTACGACGAGACCGCGGCCACCGCCGCCCAGAAGCAGCTGCTCGCCTGGTTCGACAAGCACCTGACCTGA